Proteins encoded by one window of Archaeoglobus veneficus SNP6:
- a CDS encoding ABC-three component system middle component 6, with the protein MIVVPDKTMKLKYSIIGAGSRILKELDTPQTVSSLWEKVRHSDEVGTFDKYVLILDFLYALGLIEFKEGLLKKVNKNDKEGQMR; encoded by the coding sequence ATGATAGTAGTCCCAGATAAAACAATGAAACTTAAATATTCTATTATAGGGGCAGGTAGCAGAATACTTAAGGAGCTCGACACTCCTCAAACGGTATCTTCATTGTGGGAAAAGGTACGACACTCAGATGAAGTGGGAACATTTGATAAATATGTGCTTATCCTAGATTTTCTCTATGCACTGGGATTAATAGAATTCAAGGAAGGACTATTAAAGAAGGTGAATAAAAATGATAAAGAGGGTCAGATGCGATAG